A genomic window from Caldicellulosiruptor kronotskyensis 2002 includes:
- the miaB gene encoding tRNA (N6-isopentenyl adenosine(37)-C2)-methylthiotransferase MiaB, whose protein sequence is MENKGIYYIDFGTQAPFVEEIEKMNTEYYLANGKNKKYHIVTYGCQMNVHDSEKLAGILNAMGYIETENIQEADLIIFNTCSVREHAESRVYGNIGPLKRLKEKKPDLIIGVCGCMPQQVEVAQKLAKLFPFLDIIFGTKSLHKFPQLLYTAITEKKTVIDVSEDEDVVVEGIPTARRQGVSAFVNIIYGCNNFCSYCIVPYVRGRERSRQPEEIIYEIEQLAQNGIKEVTLLGQNVNSYGKDLGNNITFPKLLEKVNEIKGIERIRFVTSHPKDLSDELIVAMRDLEKVCEHIHLPVQSGSTRILKAMNRHYTKEDYLRLVEKLKTNIPDIAITTDIIVGFPGETDEDFEDTLDVCRKVEFDSAYTFIYSKRRGTPAEKMPNQVPDNIKHQRFQRLVKLVEEIALKKNRQMLGRTYEILIDGRSKRNNLLVGRTRTNKVVNVKCSEEFMFKFVNVKILEAAEHWLYGEVI, encoded by the coding sequence TTGGAAAACAAAGGCATTTATTATATAGATTTTGGAACACAGGCGCCGTTTGTTGAAGAGATTGAAAAAATGAATACAGAGTATTACCTTGCAAATGGCAAAAATAAAAAATATCATATTGTGACATACGGCTGTCAGATGAACGTTCATGATTCTGAAAAATTAGCTGGAATATTAAATGCAATGGGATACATTGAGACTGAAAACATTCAAGAAGCTGACTTGATAATATTTAACACATGTAGCGTGCGAGAACATGCAGAGTCAAGGGTATATGGAAATATTGGTCCTTTAAAGAGGCTAAAGGAAAAAAAGCCTGATTTGATAATTGGTGTGTGCGGATGTATGCCGCAGCAGGTTGAAGTTGCACAAAAACTTGCAAAATTGTTTCCATTTCTGGATATAATATTTGGCACAAAAAGTCTTCATAAATTTCCGCAACTTCTTTACACTGCTATTACCGAGAAAAAAACTGTTATTGATGTTTCGGAAGATGAGGATGTGGTTGTTGAAGGAATTCCAACTGCAAGAAGGCAAGGAGTTAGTGCATTTGTCAATATAATTTACGGATGTAACAACTTTTGTTCTTATTGCATAGTTCCATATGTCAGAGGAAGAGAAAGAAGCAGGCAACCTGAAGAGATTATTTATGAGATTGAACAGCTTGCTCAAAATGGAATAAAAGAAGTTACTCTTTTGGGGCAAAATGTTAATTCATATGGAAAAGACTTAGGAAATAATATCACCTTCCCGAAGCTACTTGAAAAGGTAAATGAAATAAAAGGAATTGAGAGGATTAGATTTGTAACTTCTCATCCTAAGGATTTGTCAGACGAGCTTATTGTGGCTATGAGGGATTTGGAGAAAGTCTGTGAACATATACATCTGCCAGTTCAGTCGGGGTCAACAAGGATATTAAAGGCTATGAACAGGCACTATACAAAAGAAGACTATCTTAGACTTGTTGAAAAGCTTAAAACAAATATTCCTGATATAGCAATTACCACTGACATAATTGTAGGTTTTCCGGGAGAAACAGATGAAGATTTTGAAGATACTCTTGATGTGTGCAGAAAGGTAGAGTTTGATTCTGCATATACATTTATCTATTCGAAAAGAAGAGGGACACCAGCTGAAAAAATGCCCAATCAAGTTCCAGATAATATAAAACACCAAAGATTTCAACGTCTTGTAAAGCTTGTTGAAGAGATAGCTTTAAAAAAGAACAGGCAGATGCTTGGCAGAACATACGAAATTCTTATTGATGGTCGCTCTAAAAGAAATAACTTGCTTGTTGGAAGGACAAGAACAAACAAGGTTGTCAATGTGAAATGTTCTGAGGAGTTTATGTTTAAGTTTGTCAATGTAAAGATATTAGAAGCTGCAGAGCATTGGCTGTATGGCGAGGTGATTTAG